One Streptomyces sp. SAI-135 DNA segment encodes these proteins:
- a CDS encoding DUF3052 domain-containing protein, with protein MSGTGPAGGYSATPLARKLGIKAGHRVRLDGAPDAWDIPGLPDDCEVTAGGTRGADVALTFHREYARLAAEADDLVAGLADDAALWIAWPRRAAGHVSDITENALREVFLPLGVVDVKVAALGEDWSGLKFVRRKENRRG; from the coding sequence ATGTCAGGAACCGGACCGGCGGGCGGCTACTCCGCCACGCCGCTCGCCAGGAAGCTCGGCATCAAGGCGGGCCACCGGGTACGGCTCGACGGCGCGCCCGACGCGTGGGACATCCCCGGTCTGCCCGACGACTGCGAGGTCACCGCCGGCGGCACGCGCGGCGCGGATGTCGCCCTGACCTTCCACCGCGAGTACGCGCGACTCGCCGCCGAGGCGGACGACCTCGTCGCCGGCCTCGCGGACGACGCCGCCCTGTGGATCGCCTGGCCCCGCAGGGCCGCCGGACACGTCAGCGACATCACGGAGAACGCCCTGCGGGAGGTCTTCCTGCCGCTCGGTGTCGTCGACGTGAAGGTCGCGGCGCTCGGGGAGGACTGGTCGGGCCTGAAGTTCGTGCGGCGGAAGGAGAACCGGCGGGGATGA
- a CDS encoding glycosyltransferase, translated as MDAPRIAVAVVTMGNRPDEVDALLRSVAKQDIAPARIVIVGNGCRLPEFAERLSLPGEVTTLAVEENLGCPGGRNVALARLRDFGDVDVVVELDDDGLLVDADVLRRVRELFAADERLGIVGFRIADESGETQQRHVPRVGASDPMRGGYVTGFLGGGHAFRTAMLAETGDWPAEFFFAHEEIDLAWRAADRGWRILYAPELLLQHPRTSPARHAVYYRVNARNRVWLVRRRLPLPLIPVHLGVWTALTLLRIRSSSGLRAWFGGFVEGLREPAGERRPMRWRTVWHLTRLGRPPVI; from the coding sequence ATGGACGCGCCGAGGATCGCCGTGGCCGTCGTGACGATGGGGAACCGGCCCGACGAGGTCGACGCCCTGTTGCGCTCCGTGGCGAAGCAGGACATCGCCCCGGCCCGGATCGTGATCGTGGGCAACGGCTGCCGGCTGCCCGAGTTCGCCGAGCGGCTCTCCCTGCCCGGCGAGGTCACCACCCTCGCCGTCGAGGAGAACCTCGGCTGCCCCGGCGGACGGAACGTGGCGCTCGCCCGGCTGCGGGACTTCGGGGACGTGGACGTCGTGGTCGAACTGGACGACGACGGCCTGCTCGTGGACGCCGATGTGCTGCGCCGGGTACGGGAGTTGTTCGCGGCCGATGAGCGGCTCGGCATCGTCGGCTTCCGTATCGCCGACGAGAGCGGCGAGACCCAGCAGCGGCACGTGCCCCGCGTCGGCGCCTCCGACCCGATGCGCGGCGGCTATGTCACCGGGTTCCTGGGCGGCGGGCACGCCTTCCGTACGGCCATGCTCGCCGAGACCGGGGACTGGCCCGCCGAGTTCTTCTTCGCCCACGAGGAGATCGACCTGGCTTGGCGGGCCGCGGACCGCGGCTGGCGCATCCTGTACGCGCCCGAACTGCTCCTCCAGCACCCGCGCACCTCACCGGCCCGGCACGCCGTCTACTACCGGGTCAACGCCCGCAACCGCGTCTGGCTGGTCCGCCGCCGGCTGCCCCTGCCGCTCATCCCCGTCCACCTCGGCGTGTGGACGGCACTCACCCTGCTGCGGATCCGCTCGTCGAGCGGGCTGCGCGCCTGGTTCGGAGGGTTCGTCGAGGGCCTGCGGGAACCGGCCGGCGAACGGCGGCCGATGCGCTGGCGAACGGTGTGGCACCTCACCCGGCTGGGACGCCCGCCCGTGATCTGA
- a CDS encoding BTAD domain-containing putative transcriptional regulator encodes MGRGSQSGLRFGLLGPPVLYDGRGGAGVRVVGSRKQRILLAALLLEAGRVVSTKSLKEALWGSTPPASAKASLHNHVSRLRRLLDDPERLQAVAPGYLLRVAPGELDVQVFESHATRARRAHAEGDWPETVRACAAALALWRGAPLSGVPSELAGYALVQRLEEARLLLLEWHYDAELALAATRPDALVPELSALAAEHPLRESYHRQLMLALHRTGRQAEALAVHRDLRTRLIEELGVEPGPAVREAHVEVLRGGDGGGHADTATDPTSPAGRSRADTTGVTGTAVAGSLPASATRGDGPPAVPPSSPALPAPSPAADQPPPAPENPLPLPRPAQLPPPPRHFTGRVVTREGLRRALTPDGGPAVGVVSGMAGVGKSALALHVAHELRERFPDGQLYVNLQGATPGMTPLTPAQALTALLRDLGADPRSIPEHPDAAAALLRSLLAPTRTLMVLDDAASAAQVRPLLPAGGGCAVIVTSRSPLTALDDAHRFPLSPLSAEESAQLLRAVSGRDAREAPGATGDAPDVGSTPAGTGAPTVGTPDEAARIDATHPLIELTGRLPLALRVVAARLAARHALTPDVLADQLAATEDRLRHLEYDDLSVRRSLAVAHDALAASGRRSDRDAALTLCRIGALDLPTYGVPLVARLLGTDGTDESRAEDALDRLVDVALLEEKAYGRYAPHGLVRDFARELACAGHAPDIARTALRWYAAVAERALTAIVEPGLDLEDRRRPTAAQPPEHAAHVLAIPPFPSSEKAFAWGESELENIVALAEQHTDTPDERTAAHVSTLLRLLSPFLQRSGRVAETEVLGRAALTVARRLGDEEAEACALGDLAGLHFLTGRHSRALALNDRALAIWRRLGRDSWTRRCLNNRGLLLEGLGRYAESGQALRQSLAYARQLNDPFGEAVTHSNLGNLYEHTDPRAAIEQHRRSLAIGEETGSVVVRHSAHCNIGYAHLTLGEPAAATAHFEESLRILGSPGDWHGESQSRLGLVRALRLIGHAERAAAECAELLRRADARADRYTGALARHQHGLLLRERGRTEEAYEQWRAALDALDGTDEKAVLQELIALLDDSGLR; translated from the coding sequence ATGGGGCGCGGATCGCAGTCGGGGCTGCGGTTCGGACTGCTCGGGCCGCCGGTTCTGTACGACGGCCGGGGCGGCGCCGGTGTGCGGGTGGTCGGCAGCCGCAAGCAGCGGATCCTGCTGGCCGCCCTGCTCCTGGAAGCGGGCCGGGTCGTCTCCACCAAGTCCCTCAAGGAGGCGCTGTGGGGGAGCACCCCGCCCGCCTCCGCGAAGGCCTCGCTCCACAACCACGTCTCCAGGTTGCGCCGGCTGCTCGACGATCCCGAACGGCTGCAGGCGGTCGCCCCCGGCTACCTGCTGCGCGTCGCGCCGGGCGAGCTCGACGTGCAGGTCTTCGAGAGCCACGCCACCCGGGCGCGCAGGGCGCACGCCGAGGGGGACTGGCCCGAGACCGTCCGGGCCTGCGCGGCGGCGCTCGCGCTGTGGCGGGGCGCACCGCTGAGCGGGGTCCCCTCCGAACTCGCCGGATACGCCCTGGTCCAGCGCCTGGAGGAGGCCCGCCTGCTCCTCCTGGAGTGGCACTACGACGCCGAGCTCGCCCTCGCCGCCACCCGCCCGGACGCCCTCGTCCCCGAACTCTCCGCGCTGGCCGCCGAACACCCGCTCCGCGAGTCGTACCACCGCCAGCTGATGCTCGCCCTCCACCGCACCGGCCGCCAGGCAGAGGCCCTCGCCGTCCACCGCGATCTGCGCACCCGCCTGATCGAGGAACTCGGCGTGGAACCGGGACCGGCGGTCCGCGAGGCACATGTGGAGGTGCTGCGCGGGGGAGACGGGGGCGGCCACGCCGACACCGCGACGGACCCGACGTCCCCGGCCGGACGTTCAAGGGCGGACACAACTGGCGTGACAGGGACGGCTGTTGCAGGTTCGCTCCCCGCAAGTGCTACGCGCGGAGATGGCCCGCCCGCAGTCCCTCCGTCATCCCCTGCCCTCCCCGCCCCGTCCCCTGCCGCCGATCAGCCGCCCCCCGCCCCCGAGAACCCCCTCCCTCTGCCCCGTCCCGCCCAACTCCCTCCACCACCGCGCCACTTCACCGGCCGTGTTGTCACCCGGGAGGGTCTCCGCCGTGCCCTCACCCCCGACGGCGGTCCGGCCGTCGGGGTCGTCAGCGGCATGGCCGGCGTCGGCAAGAGCGCGCTCGCCCTGCATGTCGCCCATGAGCTGCGGGAACGTTTCCCCGACGGCCAGCTCTACGTCAACCTCCAGGGCGCCACCCCGGGCATGACCCCCCTCACCCCGGCCCAGGCCCTCACCGCCCTGCTCCGCGACCTCGGCGCCGACCCGCGCAGCATCCCCGAACACCCGGACGCGGCAGCCGCGTTGCTGCGCTCGCTGCTCGCCCCCACCCGCACGCTGATGGTCCTGGACGACGCCGCGAGCGCCGCTCAGGTGCGCCCGCTGCTGCCGGCCGGCGGCGGCTGCGCGGTGATCGTCACCAGCCGCTCCCCCCTGACCGCCCTCGACGACGCCCACCGCTTCCCGCTCTCCCCGCTCTCGGCCGAGGAGAGCGCGCAGTTGCTGCGCGCTGTGTCGGGCCGCGACGCCCGCGAGGCCCCCGGCGCCACGGGCGACGCTCCCGATGTCGGCAGTACCCCTGCCGGCACCGGCGCACCCACGGTCGGCACCCCCGATGAGGCCGCCCGCATCGACGCCACGCACCCCCTCATCGAACTCACCGGCCGCCTCCCGCTGGCCCTGCGCGTCGTGGCCGCCCGCCTGGCCGCCCGGCACGCCCTCACCCCCGACGTCCTCGCCGACCAACTGGCCGCCACCGAGGACCGGTTGCGGCACCTGGAGTACGACGACCTCTCCGTCCGCCGCTCCCTGGCCGTCGCCCACGACGCCCTGGCCGCCTCCGGCCGCCGCTCCGACCGCGACGCCGCGCTCACCCTGTGCCGTATCGGCGCCCTCGACCTGCCCACCTACGGCGTCCCCCTCGTGGCCCGCCTCCTCGGCACCGACGGCACCGACGAGAGCCGCGCCGAGGACGCCCTGGACCGTCTCGTCGACGTGGCCCTCCTGGAGGAGAAGGCGTACGGCCGCTACGCCCCGCACGGTCTGGTCCGCGACTTCGCGCGGGAACTCGCGTGCGCCGGGCACGCCCCCGACATCGCCCGCACCGCCCTGCGCTGGTACGCGGCCGTCGCCGAACGCGCCCTCACCGCGATCGTCGAACCCGGCCTCGACCTGGAGGACCGCCGCCGCCCGACCGCCGCGCAGCCGCCGGAGCACGCGGCGCACGTACTGGCCATCCCGCCGTTCCCCTCCTCCGAGAAGGCCTTCGCCTGGGGCGAGTCGGAACTGGAGAACATCGTCGCCCTGGCCGAACAGCACACGGACACCCCCGACGAACGCACCGCCGCCCATGTCTCCACCCTGCTGCGCCTGCTCTCGCCCTTCCTCCAGCGCAGCGGCCGGGTCGCCGAGACGGAGGTCCTCGGCCGGGCCGCGCTCACGGTGGCGCGGCGGCTCGGTGACGAGGAGGCCGAGGCGTGCGCCCTGGGCGACCTGGCCGGCCTGCACTTCCTGACCGGCCGGCACAGCCGGGCCCTCGCCCTCAACGACCGGGCTCTCGCGATCTGGCGGCGCCTGGGCAGGGACTCCTGGACCCGCCGCTGCCTCAACAACCGGGGCCTGCTGCTCGAAGGCCTGGGCCGGTACGCCGAGTCGGGACAGGCGCTGCGCCAGAGCCTCGCCTACGCGCGGCAGTTGAACGACCCGTTCGGCGAGGCCGTCACCCACAGCAACCTGGGCAACCTGTACGAACACACCGACCCGCGCGCCGCCATCGAACAGCACCGCCGTTCGCTAGCCATCGGCGAGGAGACCGGCAGCGTCGTCGTCCGGCACTCGGCGCACTGCAACATCGGCTACGCCCATCTCACCCTCGGCGAACCGGCCGCGGCGACGGCGCACTTCGAGGAGAGCCTGCGCATCCTCGGCAGCCCCGGCGACTGGCACGGCGAGTCGCAGAGCCGCCTCGGCCTGGTCCGCGCCCTGCGCCTGATCGGTCACGCCGAACGCGCCGCCGCCGAGTGCGCGGAGCTGCTGCGCCGCGCGGACGCCCGCGCCGACCGCTACACCGGCGCCCTCGCCCGCCACCAGCACGGACTCCTGCTGCGCGAGCGGGGCAGGACCGAGGAGGCGTACGAGCAGTGGCGGGCCGCTCTCGACGCGCTGGACGGCACGGACGAGAAGGCGGTGCTCCAGGAGCTCATCGCCCTGCTCGACGACTCCGGTCTACGGTGA
- a CDS encoding bifunctional 3'-5' exonuclease/DNA polymerase has protein sequence MNDRWALAPTEDGGVEVAPLGGDGLPVGPVLRERDPAQAVRRRPEVARWVWRSTAEVYPRLLAAGVRVERCYDIEDAETLLLGHEGRHGEPRSAVAALARLRGGPVPPDPPQRAAEPGAQSPLFEPQGVHVPLTDLVEVYADQQRRHDATAHPDRMRLLTAAESAGMLVAAEMNRAGLPWSAETHRQVLHELLGERYAGGGEPRRLAELADEVSAAFGRRVRPDLPADVVKAFAQAGIKVRSTRRWEIESLDHPAVKPLVEYKKLYRIWVAHGWTWLQDWVRDGRFRPEFLAGGTVTGRWVTNGGGALQIPKVIRRAVVADPGWRLVVADADQMEPRVLAAISRDPGLMEVAGRESDLYQSVSDRAFSGDRAQAKLAVLGAVYGQTSGDGLKNLAALRRRFPKAVAYVDEAARAGEEGRLVRTWLGRTCPPAAGAGDAEEAGIPQDDPAGPPASGEDAWVPGYASTDSRARGRFARNFVVQGSAADWALLLLAALRQACAGMAAELVFFQHDEVIVHCPEEEADAVVAAIREASDLAGRLTFGETPVRFPFTTAVVRCYADAK, from the coding sequence GTGAACGATCGGTGGGCTCTCGCACCAACCGAGGACGGTGGCGTGGAGGTGGCCCCCCTCGGGGGCGACGGGCTGCCCGTGGGACCGGTGCTCCGGGAGCGGGATCCGGCGCAGGCCGTGCGGCGGCGGCCGGAGGTGGCCCGGTGGGTGTGGCGGTCCACCGCCGAGGTCTATCCGCGCCTGCTCGCGGCGGGGGTGCGGGTGGAGCGGTGCTACGACATCGAGGACGCCGAGACCCTGCTGCTCGGTCACGAGGGCCGGCACGGGGAGCCGCGTTCGGCCGTCGCCGCCCTGGCCCGTCTGCGCGGCGGCCCCGTGCCCCCCGACCCGCCCCAGCGCGCCGCCGAACCGGGCGCGCAGTCCCCGCTGTTCGAGCCGCAGGGCGTCCACGTGCCGCTGACCGACCTCGTCGAGGTCTACGCCGACCAGCAGCGGCGGCACGACGCCACAGCGCACCCCGACCGGATGCGGCTGCTGACCGCCGCCGAGTCGGCGGGAATGCTGGTGGCCGCCGAGATGAACCGCGCCGGGCTGCCGTGGAGCGCCGAGACCCACCGCCAGGTGCTGCACGAACTGCTCGGCGAGCGGTACGCGGGCGGCGGTGAGCCCCGGCGCCTCGCCGAGCTGGCCGACGAGGTGTCCGCGGCCTTCGGGCGCCGGGTGCGGCCCGACCTGCCCGCCGATGTCGTCAAGGCCTTCGCGCAGGCCGGCATCAAGGTGCGGTCGACCAGGCGCTGGGAGATCGAGTCCCTCGACCATCCGGCCGTGAAGCCGCTGGTCGAGTACAAGAAGCTGTACCGCATCTGGGTCGCCCACGGCTGGACCTGGCTCCAGGACTGGGTGCGGGACGGGCGGTTCCGGCCCGAGTTCCTCGCGGGCGGGACCGTCACGGGCAGATGGGTCACCAACGGTGGGGGTGCCCTGCAGATCCCCAAGGTGATCCGGCGTGCCGTGGTCGCCGACCCCGGCTGGCGGCTCGTCGTGGCGGACGCCGACCAGATGGAACCGCGCGTCCTTGCGGCCATCTCCCGCGACCCGGGGCTCATGGAGGTCGCCGGACGGGAGAGCGACCTCTACCAGTCCGTCTCCGACCGGGCCTTCTCGGGGGACCGCGCCCAGGCCAAGCTCGCCGTGCTCGGCGCGGTCTACGGCCAGACCTCCGGCGACGGCCTGAAGAACCTCGCCGCGCTCAGACGCCGCTTCCCGAAGGCGGTGGCCTACGTCGACGAGGCGGCCCGCGCGGGCGAGGAGGGCCGGCTGGTGCGGACCTGGCTGGGGCGGACGTGCCCGCCCGCGGCCGGGGCAGGTGACGCGGAGGAGGCGGGCATCCCCCAGGACGACCCGGCCGGGCCGCCCGCTTCCGGCGAGGACGCCTGGGTGCCGGGGTACGCCTCCACCGACTCCCGCGCCCGCGGCCGCTTCGCCCGGAACTTCGTGGTGCAGGGCAGCGCCGCCGACTGGGCCCTGCTGCTGCTCGCCGCGCTGCGGCAGGCCTGCGCGGGGATGGCGGCCGAACTGGTCTTCTTCCAGCACGACGAGGTGATCGTGCACTGTCCCGAGGAGGAGGCAGACGCGGTCGTCGCGGCGATCAGGGAGGCGTCGGACCTGGCCGGGCGGCTGACGTTCGGTGAGACTCCGGTGCGGTTCCCGTTCACGACGGCGGTCGTGCGATGCTACGCGGACGCGAAGTGA
- a CDS encoding Clp protease N-terminal domain-containing protein, producing MTNPDITSSVRLDDLITAIKKVHAEPLDQLQDAVIAADHLGEVADHLIGHFVDQARRSGASWTDIGKSMGVTRQAAQKRFVPKESADLAADQGFSRYTTRARNVVMAAHNAAVTARSAEGRPEHLVLGLLAEPEAIAAKALVAQGVSLDAVRRAATDALPPAAEDAPELVPYGSDAKKVLELTFREALRLGHNYIGTEHILLALLEFEHGTGVLSGLGIAKDPVEGVITKELEGYVQAQGEQTGEGAQG from the coding sequence ATGACGAACCCCGACATCACGTCATCCGTACGGCTCGACGACCTCATCACGGCCATCAAGAAGGTCCACGCCGAGCCACTCGACCAGCTCCAGGACGCGGTGATCGCCGCTGATCACCTCGGGGAGGTGGCGGACCATCTGATCGGCCACTTCGTGGACCAGGCCCGGCGTTCGGGCGCCTCCTGGACGGACATCGGCAAGAGCATGGGCGTCACCCGGCAGGCGGCACAGAAGCGGTTCGTGCCGAAGGAGTCGGCGGACCTGGCGGCCGACCAGGGCTTCAGCCGGTACACCACACGGGCCCGCAACGTGGTGATGGCGGCCCACAACGCGGCCGTCACCGCCCGCAGTGCCGAGGGCCGTCCCGAGCACCTGGTCCTCGGTCTGCTGGCCGAGCCGGAGGCCATCGCCGCGAAGGCGCTCGTCGCCCAGGGGGTCAGCCTCGACGCCGTCCGCCGGGCCGCGACGGACGCCCTCCCGCCGGCCGCCGAGGACGCCCCCGAGCTCGTGCCCTACGGCTCCGACGCGAAGAAGGTCCTGGAGCTCACCTTCCGCGAGGCCCTCAGGCTCGGCCACAACTACATCGGCACCGAACACATCCTGCTGGCCCTCCTGGAGTTCGAACACGGCACAGGCGTGCTGTCGGGCCTCGGCATCGCGAAGGACCCGGTGGAGGGGGTCATCACCAAGGAGCTGGAGGGGTACGTGCAGGCGCAGGGGGAGCAGACCGGAGAAGGCGCCCAGGGCTGA
- a CDS encoding LysE family translocator yields MVDMSLYAAFLVAAFALCVTPGPDMMFIVAMGGRGGPAAGVMAAFGVACAMLVHTVAAALGLSALFNTLPTLYHVLRWVGAAYLLWLAVKAFRDRSVPGQGGDTAGGGAGMRRAFWQGAVTNLLNPKVILFNVAFLPQFVNPSLGHVPGQLLLLGTTLVVMGFVWDGGVGLLSGRLGDVIRRSARVNRWMNIVSGTVFTGLAVRLAASPK; encoded by the coding sequence ATGGTGGACATGTCTCTCTACGCGGCCTTCCTCGTCGCCGCCTTCGCGCTCTGTGTCACCCCCGGACCCGACATGATGTTCATCGTGGCGATGGGCGGCCGGGGCGGGCCCGCCGCCGGGGTGATGGCCGCGTTCGGCGTGGCCTGCGCCATGCTCGTGCACACGGTCGCGGCGGCGCTCGGGCTGTCGGCGCTGTTCAACACCCTGCCGACGCTGTACCACGTGCTGCGCTGGGTGGGAGCGGCCTATCTGCTCTGGCTCGCGGTCAAGGCGTTCCGGGACCGGTCGGTTCCGGGACAGGGCGGGGACACCGCCGGCGGTGGGGCGGGGATGCGGCGGGCCTTCTGGCAAGGCGCCGTGACCAATCTGCTCAATCCCAAGGTGATCCTCTTCAATGTGGCGTTCCTGCCGCAGTTCGTGAACCCGTCGCTCGGTCATGTGCCGGGGCAGTTGCTGCTGCTCGGGACCACGCTGGTGGTCATGGGGTTCGTGTGGGACGGCGGTGTGGGGCTGCTCTCCGGGCGGCTCGGGGACGTGATCCGGCGCAGTGCGCGGGTCAACCGGTGGATGAACATCGTCTCGGGGACGGTGTTCACGGGGCTCGCGGTGCGGCTGGCGGCCTCGCCGAAGTAG
- a CDS encoding DUF2786 domain-containing protein, with the protein MDTGASLLAADPATDAELVRRGAEFVAQAWRRGWQPADVVRIVRRELDDTHVRLASALIRAQAPDDRPRGPRWAAQLAQLEEPDENAPRPDRFTHAVAVLELYRLLLRLPGLEPLEEPRREHRGGDARVLGRIRALLAKAEATGYPEEAEALTAKAQELMARHSVDEALLDARAPAKDTPGACRIGVEPPYEQAKAVLLDAVATANHCRAVWNEPFAFSTVVGFEGDLAAVELLYTSLLVQAQSAMAKAEAAQRAGGRKRTKTFRQSFLAAYAHRVGDRLRTAAETPVTADLLPVLASREVAVTDRMERMFPRTTTTRLRGVSDEAGWTEGARAADRAQVGNRPRLSRRPE; encoded by the coding sequence CTGGACACCGGTGCCTCCCTCCTCGCCGCCGACCCCGCCACGGACGCCGAACTGGTCCGGCGCGGCGCCGAGTTCGTCGCACAGGCCTGGCGGCGCGGCTGGCAGCCCGCCGACGTCGTACGGATCGTGCGACGCGAGCTGGACGACACCCACGTGCGACTCGCCTCGGCCCTGATCCGCGCCCAGGCCCCCGACGACCGCCCGCGCGGTCCTCGCTGGGCCGCCCAGCTGGCCCAGCTGGAGGAGCCCGACGAGAACGCGCCCCGCCCCGACCGCTTCACGCACGCCGTCGCCGTACTGGAGCTGTACCGCCTGCTGCTGCGGCTGCCCGGGCTGGAGCCGCTGGAGGAGCCCCGGCGGGAGCACCGCGGCGGCGACGCCCGCGTGCTCGGCCGGATCCGCGCCCTGCTCGCCAAGGCGGAGGCGACCGGCTACCCCGAGGAGGCGGAGGCGCTCACCGCCAAGGCACAGGAGCTGATGGCCCGGCACAGTGTCGACGAGGCGCTGCTGGACGCCCGGGCGCCCGCGAAGGACACCCCCGGTGCCTGCCGGATCGGGGTCGAGCCGCCGTACGAGCAGGCGAAGGCGGTGCTCCTCGACGCGGTCGCCACGGCCAACCACTGCCGGGCGGTGTGGAACGAACCGTTCGCCTTCTCCACCGTCGTCGGCTTCGAGGGCGACCTGGCGGCCGTCGAGCTCCTGTACACCTCACTGCTCGTGCAGGCGCAGTCCGCGATGGCGAAGGCGGAGGCGGCCCAGCGGGCGGGTGGCCGCAAGCGCACCAAGACCTTCCGGCAGTCCTTCCTCGCCGCCTACGCCCACCGCGTCGGCGACCGTCTGCGCACGGCCGCCGAGACCCCGGTGACCGCCGACCTGCTCCCGGTCCTCGCCTCCCGCGAGGTCGCCGTCACCGACCGCATGGAGCGGATGTTCCCGCGGACCACCACGACCCGGCTGCGCGGGGTCAGCGACGAGGCGGGCTGGACCGAGGGTGCCCGGGCGGCCGACCGGGCGCAGGTCGGCAACCGGCCCCGGCTCAGTCGCCGGCCTGAGTGA
- a CDS encoding DUF4232 domain-containing protein: MRAAPLAVTAFAAALLLTGCSGDSDSSGGDKSTASPSNGTTCRIGAMDVEVGPASVAPATGDTGNIPVTFTNQSAECTLDGFPGIDLNAADSSASLSPTEGSTPTKLTLAKGTAATITLTYTRGEAGAEASLDVKTLEIGLPGADTRKSFKWSYGPVQGQGGNAGDPTASFTAFTQAGD, translated from the coding sequence ATGCGCGCCGCCCCCCTCGCCGTCACCGCCTTCGCCGCGGCCCTGCTCCTGACCGGCTGCTCCGGCGACAGCGACAGTTCCGGCGGTGACAAGAGCACCGCGAGCCCGAGCAACGGCACCACCTGTCGGATCGGTGCCATGGACGTCGAGGTCGGACCCGCCAGCGTGGCCCCGGCCACCGGGGACACCGGCAACATCCCCGTCACGTTCACCAACCAGAGCGCCGAGTGCACGCTGGACGGCTTCCCCGGCATCGACCTGAACGCCGCGGACTCGTCGGCGAGCCTCTCGCCCACGGAGGGCTCCACGCCCACGAAGCTGACCCTGGCCAAGGGCACGGCCGCCACCATCACCCTCACCTACACGCGCGGCGAGGCCGGTGCCGAGGCGAGCCTCGACGTGAAGACGCTGGAGATCGGCCTGCCGGGCGCGGACACCCGGAAGAGCTTCAAGTGGTCGTACGGGCCGGTCCAGGGCCAGGGCGGCAACGCCGGTGACCCGACCGCCTCCTTCACCGCCTTCACTCAGGCCGGCGACTGA
- the rpsN gene encoding 30S ribosomal protein S14, whose amino-acid sequence MAKKSKIAKNEKRQEIVARYAARRAELKEIIRRPSSTDAERLAAQEELRRQPRDASATRVRNRDQVDGRPRGYFRAFGLSRVGLREQAHAGHLPGVRKSSW is encoded by the coding sequence ATGGCGAAGAAGAGCAAGATCGCGAAGAACGAGAAGCGCCAGGAGATCGTCGCGCGGTACGCGGCGCGGCGGGCCGAACTGAAGGAGATCATCCGCAGGCCGTCGTCCACGGACGCCGAACGGCTCGCGGCGCAGGAGGAGTTGCGACGACAGCCGCGGGACGCGAGCGCCACGCGCGTGCGCAACCGCGACCAGGTGGACGGGCGGCCGCGCGGCTACTTCCGGGCCTTCGGTCTGTCCCGGGTCGGCCTGCGCGAGCAGGCGCACGCGGGACATCTGCCGGGTGTCCGCAAATCGTCCTGGTAG
- the rpmB gene encoding 50S ribosomal protein L28: protein MSAHCMLTGARPGFGNRISHSHRRTSRRFDPNIQSKRYWLPSEGRHVRLRLSAKGIRTVDTIGVEAAVARIRARGVKV, encoded by the coding sequence GTGTCCGCCCACTGCATGCTGACCGGCGCCCGGCCCGGCTTCGGCAACCGCATCTCCCACTCCCACCGGCGCACCTCGCGCCGCTTCGACCCCAACATCCAGTCCAAGCGCTACTGGCTGCCGAGCGAGGGCCGTCACGTACGGCTGCGGCTGAGCGCGAAGGGGATCAGGACCGTCGACACGATCGGCGTCGAGGCGGCCGTCGCACGCATCCGGGCCCGGGGAGTGAAGGTCTGA
- the rpmG gene encoding 50S ribosomal protein L33, with protein MARNELRPVIKLRSTAGTGFTYVTRKNRRNDPDRMTLRKYDPVAGRHVDFREER; from the coding sequence ATGGCACGCAACGAACTCCGCCCGGTCATCAAGCTGCGGTCCACCGCCGGGACCGGCTTCACCTATGTGACCCGCAAGAACCGCCGCAACGACCCGGACCGTATGACCCTGCGGAAGTACGACCCGGTCGCCGGCCGCCACGTCGACTTCCGAGAGGAGCGCTGA
- a CDS encoding type B 50S ribosomal protein L31, translating into MRDGIHPSYGPVVFRDRAANHAFLTRSTMTSEKTIEWEDGHTYPVVDVEISNVSHPFYTGTARVLDTAGRVERFERRYGKKG; encoded by the coding sequence ATGCGCGACGGAATCCACCCGTCCTACGGCCCCGTCGTCTTCCGGGACCGCGCCGCGAACCACGCCTTCCTCACCCGCTCGACGATGACGAGCGAGAAGACGATCGAGTGGGAGGACGGCCACACCTACCCCGTCGTGGACGTCGAGATCTCGAACGTCAGCCACCCCTTCTACACCGGCACCGCACGGGTCCTGGACACCGCGGGCCGGGTGGAGCGCTTCGAGCGCCGGTACGGAAAGAAGGGCTGA